The following are encoded in a window of Streptomyces sp. 11x1 genomic DNA:
- a CDS encoding VOC family protein, with protein MEILGTTLRICVDDLEAAVPFYERLSGGPAMRFERGGVQVAAVGCFLLMSGPEAELEVLRKVAATIAVEDVDEANRVLTASGAQVLAGPVPTPVGRNLIAVHPDGSVYEYADRRAAG; from the coding sequence ATGGAGATTCTCGGCACCACGCTCCGCATCTGCGTCGACGACCTGGAAGCAGCGGTCCCGTTCTACGAGAGACTCTCGGGCGGACCGGCGATGCGCTTCGAACGCGGTGGCGTCCAGGTCGCAGCCGTCGGCTGCTTCCTGCTGATGAGCGGCCCGGAGGCGGAGCTGGAGGTCCTGCGCAAGGTCGCCGCGACCATCGCGGTCGAGGACGTCGACGAGGCGAACCGGGTCCTCACCGCCTCCGGCGCCCAGGTGCTGGCCGGCCCCGTCCCGACCCCCGTCGGCCGCAATCTGATCGCGGTCCACCCCGACGGCTCGGTCTACGAGTACGCGGACCGCCGGGCGGCCGGGTGA
- a CDS encoding phage holin family protein: MDRLDHLEHLDKHLVDELALVARETIRDELRQQTRKQRRKAALYAASGALALYAGAALALALGLALSLGLPDWAAALITAVMLGVAAYVLRSAARPSASRPTAEHEGEIAGGRDRVVGGTAPGMPPGSAGPAGYPPVPPVAPGGATGAPPPAGVDPEDPRHR; this comes from the coding sequence ATGGACCGCTTGGATCATCTCGAACATCTGGACAAGCACCTGGTCGACGAGCTGGCGCTGGTGGCCCGCGAGACCATCCGCGACGAGCTGCGGCAGCAGACCCGCAAGCAGCGCCGCAAGGCCGCGCTGTACGCCGCGTCCGGGGCACTCGCCCTCTACGCGGGTGCCGCCCTCGCGCTGGCCCTCGGGCTGGCCCTGTCGCTGGGCCTGCCGGACTGGGCCGCCGCGCTGATCACGGCCGTGATGCTCGGTGTGGCGGCGTATGTGCTGCGAAGCGCGGCGCGTCCCTCGGCGTCCCGGCCGACGGCCGAGCACGAGGGCGAGATCGCCGGGGGCCGTGACCGGGTGGTCGGCGGCACGGCGCCGGGGATGCCCCCGGGCAGTGCGGGGCCGGCCGGATATCCGCCGGTGCCGCCCGTCGCACCCGGCGGCGCGACCGGTGCGCCGCCCCCGGCCGGTGTCGACCCCGAGGACCCGCGTCACCGGTAG